The genomic window CACTGTTTAAATTTCCTCCCTCCATTCCTGAAACAACTATTCCAAAGCATTTTAATTTTAGAGATTAATGCACAATTACTATACTTTTGTACAGAATCGCCGGGTACGTATTTGGCAAGATAACGATTAGCATATTCCCAACTCAACTAGGACGGTTATTCCCACCGGGAGTTTATAGCATAATTTGTCAAAATTAAAGTTAACTGGAGGGCTAAACCATGAACTTCTCAATCCAATCTCTGTATAATTGGTATCGCGGTTTGCTACGTAACCCTAAATACCGTTGGTGGGTAATTTTAGGTACGATTGTTTATATTCTCAGCCCCATCGATATTGCACCGGATTTCTTGCCAGTTATTGGTCAACTGGATGATGTTTTGGTTTTGACTATACTAGTTACTGAGGTATCTGGGCTAGTGATTGACGGTTGGAAAGCTCGTAAGGGTGAAACGAATACTTCCACAGATTCTAACCCAACTGACAACACCGTTGATGTTGATGCTGTGTCTATTAAGTAAATCTAAATACGAAGCTGAATTTAACCCCTACTTTGGTTATGCGAATCGCATCTGTAATTCCCAAAGTAGGGGATATTTTTATTTTGAATTTTGTAGGCGCAAGCCTTGCCGTTCGCGTAGCGTCTCCTACAGGAGAAGGCTATTTTGAATTTTGAATTGCTCCCCTGCCTCTTCGTCAGGGTATCAAAAAGCACACAATTGACATGGGGTAGCAATACACGCTACATGATGATTCAACAAGTTAAAGTTTTTTAGATGAAAAATTTGATTAATTACCAGTTGCATCAGCATGGGGAGAGGTGATCATGGATGTTAGTTTAATTGTTTCCAACATCCTGAATCCGCCAGTCTTATTTTTCTTTCTGGGGATGATTGCTGTTTTTGTCAAGTCCGATTTAGAAATTCCAGCACCAGTACCCAAGCTTTTTTCGCTGTATTTGCTGCTGGCGATCGGTTTTAAAGGGGGAGTAGAACTAATCAAAAGTGGCATCACTCAGGAAGTAGTTTTAACGCTAGTTGCAGCGATTTTGATGGCTTGTTTTGTGCCAGTTTACTCCTTTTTTATTCTCAAGTTGAGGCTAGATACTTATGATGCGGCTGCGATCGCAGCAACCTATGGTTCTATTAGTGCTGTCACTTTCATTACTGCTAGTGCCTTCTTAAGTGAGCTAGGCATTAATTATGATGGCTACATGGTTGCAGCTCTAGCCCTCATGGAGTCTCCAGCGATTATTGTTGGTCTCCTGCTGGTAAATATATTTACCGCCGATGGGAAGCAGGATTTTTCTTGGAAGGAAGTTTTACAAGAGGCGTTTCTTAATAGTTCAGTTTTTCTCTTAGTCGGTAGTCTCCTGATTGGTGTCTTAACTGGAGAACATGGTTGGCACGTATTAGAACCCTTTACTCAAGGCTTGTTTTATGGTGTTCTCACCTTCTTTTTGCTCGACATGGGAATAGTCGCGGCTAAAAGAATTAAAGACTTGCAAAAAACTGGATTTTTTCTGATTTCATTTGCCATACTAATTCCAATACTCAATGCCAGCATTGGCTTGCTGATTGCGAAAATCATCGGGATGTCCCAAGGTGATGCACTCTTGTTTGCTGTGTTATGTGCTAGTGCCTCTTATATTGCCGTCCCAGCTGCCATGCGGATGACTGTTCCAGAAGCGAACCCTAGCCTGTACGTTTCTACCGCTCTGGCAGTAACATTCCCCTTCAATATTATTGTGGGAATTCCGTTATATTTCTACGCAATCAACCTGTTCTGGAGGTAATAATATGCACATAGTCAAAAAAATAGAAATTATTGCCAACTCCTTTGAGCTAGGCAAAATTTTAGATAGTTTAGATAAGTCTGGTGTACATGGTCACATTGTAATTCGTAATGTTGAGGGGAAAGGATTACGAGGTACAACAGAGGATTTAGACATGACAATGCTTGATAACGTCTATATCATCGCCTTTTGTACCCCAGAGCTAATCAAGCCTGCGATCGAAAATCTTAGACCACTACTCAATAAATTTGGGGGTACTTGTTACGTCTCAGATGTGATGGAAATTCGCTCTGTTAAATGTGTGGCTTCGCTATAAGTTCAAAATGAGGCAGCTAATAGACATCTCCAGAAATTAAAGATGCGTTTTCCAGAAACCTTGTAGAGACGTTCCATGGAACGTCTCTACATTCTTTTTTGGAGATGTCTAATGAGTGAGATTCTCTTCTGCTACCTCTGATGCTTCTAACTATTCAAAGCTTTAATAAACCGTTGTAAACTCTTAAATACACTAGGCTTTTTCCCTGGTGCAGCAGTGCTATCTGTAGATGTTTGCGGTTGTCCTTTGGCGACAATTAAATCTATTTCATCACCGGATGGCTTGTTTGGTAATTCGGCAATTTTTGACCATGTGCTGCTATTTTCTACCCAAATTTCCCACAGTCCAGGGTAGCAACGGAATACAGCAGTTTCATCATCTACGGGACGCAGGTAATAGCAAGATTCAATGGTGCTGATGAAACGTTTGCGGGTTTGTCTAGCGGCGTAACCAATCCCTACAACCCCGGAATCCTCTAGGCGGGGGTTTAACATCACGAAGGGGCGATCGCTAATTATTTCACAAATTTTTTCCAGTTGCGGCACTTCTATAGATGTAGGGGCGATAAATAAGAAAATCTCATCCTCTGGCTGAATTTTGGACTCGATGGAAGCAACCCTACCTGTACCAATATCCAAAATTTTAAACGGAGTATCTGCCCAATCACGCCGGGCTAAACCCGCCGCACCAGCATCAGCAAAAAAGATTTTCAAGCGAGATTCATATTCTGTAAAGACAGGTAAAAATTGTTCTGCGACGGGCATAAACTTGAGTTCTGGAAACAGTAACTCTACTTGGATGCGGCTATAACCGTCTGCTAAAGCGGCTTTGGTAGCTTCACGCGCTTGGGCGATCGCATCTTCTAAAGTATTTGGCAATTCCGGCATAATCTGTATATGGCTATTTCGTATGTACTCCTATTGTTTCAGGATTGGCTGTGATTTTCACCCCTCAATTCCAGAGAGAATTATATTCGGGTTCTCAAAAACTGGTATCTCGGTGTTGGGTTTCCTTACGTCAAACGCCATTCGCCCCAAGCTGGGAGACATCTCCAAGGCGGTGGCTTCCCAACCTACGGATCAGGTGAGAAATCCGGGATAACTGATAACTGATTTAAGTTGAGGATAAGGAAAACGTAGTGAAGTTTTATCTTGTGTGAAAGCGTACTTGTAATCATGTAGTATTTTAATTTAAGTACCTATGTAAACCGAACTATACAGCTAAAAAAATCCGAATGTATCCCAACTCACAAAATCCTTTCGTCGTCGGAACTCCTGTTGCGCCTGAAAAATTTATAGGTAGAAGGTCACTCATCCAAACAGCCTTCGATCAAATTAATAATCGCAGTCACTTAGCAGTATGGGGTGGACTGGGAACAGGGAAAACCTCTTTGCTAGCAAAAATAGCTTCTCCTGACACTTGGAGACAGAATGGACAAGATCCATCTTCAGCAGTCATAGTTCGCTTTAGTTGTGAAGCAATAGAGCCTTATTTTACTCCCACTGGTTTCTGGACAAAAACACTTAGCTTAATTAAAGATCATCTGCAAACTGAGCCAGAAATACAGGAGCAGATTAACACTTTGTTAGAGGAAGATAGAGCATCCAGAGATAGCCTACGTCAAATATTAGGGGAACTGGGCAAAAAACAGAAGTTATTGGTATTGCTCATAGATGACTACGATATAGCTCTTGATCAACATCAGGAATACTCTGATGAAAATATGCAAAAGTTCTTGGGTGAATGTCGAAATTTGGCGGTTCATTCGGAAGGAAAGCGCAATCTCTCTATTATTGTCACTTCTAAAAAACGCCTAAATGACCTCAGTCCCCGTCTCAATCCCAATCAATCACCGTGGTATAACCATTATTTATTCCGACAAATAAAACCATTTGACAATACAGAAATTGAAGAACTACTCAAGCCATTTAATAAACCTATTACACCAGAATTACGGCAAGCATTAGGAGAAATTGCTGGGGGACATCCTACCCTCCTACAAAATGCTGGGTTTTCGTTATATCAAGAGTTGAAGAATAATAATGAGCCGCAAAAAGAAGAATTTATCAAGGAGTTTGAACAGAATACTCAACCATTTTTTGATAGTCTTTGGCAAAGATGTAATAACAAAGAACAAAATTTATTGATGCTGATGGCACTATCAAAATTAAGAGGTCATTTGCATTCAAAAAGACGATATGATTTAAAAGATGTTGACTTGATTTTGACTCAAAACGATAGGATTTTAACTTCCCTAGAGGAACAAGGTGTCATTAAACGTGTAGTCGCTAATGGCAACAACACTTCTAATTTTACTTCCTCATTAATGGAGAAATGGGTACTTCAAGAAATTTGGAATTCTAATGAAGATTCATTAAAACAAAGACAGAAGGAGTTTCTAAACCTCATGAGTCACCAGCAATCTGAAAATATGAAGAATGCTATTGTTTGGATAGGTAAAAATAAAAATGATGTCATGGCATCTCTGCAATTTGCTGGCAATATAGTTCAAAAAATAATGCAGTTTCTGGCAATTTAAATAATCCCAATAAACAAAATATCATGGCTAATAATCCTTACATATTTGGGATTCCTGTGGAAACCTCAGATAGTTTCTTTGGCAGAGAATCTCTTTTAAACAATATAAAAGATAGTTTAGTACAAAATACAAAATTTATTGTATTGCATGGACAAAGACGTATAGGTAAATCATCGGTATTAAAAATAATTCCTCTGGTAGTATCTCCAGATGAATTTTTATTTGTATATTGTGATTTGCAAGCTCACGGGCATTCTAATTTAAATGAAATTTTCTATGCGATATTTTGTGAAATATTCCATGAAATTGGACTAGATAGTAATCAATTAGATGATTTATTAAATACAGATTCAGAAAATATTCTGAAACATATCCGGCGTTTATTAGCTCTAGAAGTTTATCATTTGGTAGGACAAAAAAAATTAGTATTACTGTTAGATGAATTTGATGTTGTGACCTATGATGACACGAAACAAGCAGTCAAATTATTACAACTTTTAGAAAATTTAGTCAAACGAGAAGATGAATTATTTGTAGTTGCAGTAGTTGGTAGATATCTCAATTCTATGCCTAGTTTATTGCAAGTATTTAAAAATGCAGCCTCTCAAGAAATTGGTTTATTGGATAGTAACAGTGCTGAACAGTTGATTCGTAAACCAGCTAGTAATATTTTGGAATACCCACAAAAAACTATAGCAGAGATTTGCAAACTTTCATCAGGACATCCTTTTTATACACAGGCTTTATGTTATGCAATTTTTCAAATAGCTACAAGTTCTAAAAATGAGACTAATAAAATTTCTAATATTTTAACTGATGATGTAATTGAGGCTTTACCTCAAGCAATTGAAAGTGCTGAAGGGGGATTAGGTGGTTTTTGGGAAGGTTTGAATATTCACGAAAGGGTGGTGATGGCAACTGTTGCTGAGGCTCAAGAGTCTAACAATACAAATATCACCAACGATCCATTAAAACTACTGGAAGACTATGGGTTAGTGATCACAGATGATTTAGAAGAAGCCATCAAAACACTAACTAATAAGGGTTTTTTAGATAGTAACCCGATTAAAGTCAAAGTAGAAATAGTAAGACTTTGGCTAAGGAAACGTCACCCCTTATGGGATGAGGTTAGGAATTTAGAAGAAATAGGAGCAGATAATATTGAATCAGTTCTGAGTGTGGCTCGTAGTTTGTCAGAACAAAAGGGTAAACAAACGAATGCTTTAATTTTATATGAACAAGTTTTGCACCTAAATCCCAATCATTTTAGTAATGTAGTGGAGTTAGCAGAAAAATACTTGGAAGTAAAAGAATTTGAGCAAGCTTTAAAACTTTATGAGCGAGCTTACAAAGTAGATAGATTTAGCTATGAACAAGCACTTATCCAGGCTTTAGAAGAATATGGACATTGGTTGATAACTCAAGATAATTTTACGATTGCAAAGCAGCAGTACGAGAAAATTTTACAGATTGAGCCTGATAATAGTTTAGCTAAAC from Nostoc sp. UHCC 0870 includes these protein-coding regions:
- a CDS encoding sodium-dependent bicarbonate transport family permease, which encodes MDVSLIVSNILNPPVLFFFLGMIAVFVKSDLEIPAPVPKLFSLYLLLAIGFKGGVELIKSGITQEVVLTLVAAILMACFVPVYSFFILKLRLDTYDAAAIAATYGSISAVTFITASAFLSELGINYDGYMVAALALMESPAIIVGLLLVNIFTADGKQDFSWKEVLQEAFLNSSVFLLVGSLLIGVLTGEHGWHVLEPFTQGLFYGVLTFFLLDMGIVAAKRIKDLQKTGFFLISFAILIPILNASIGLLIAKIIGMSQGDALLFAVLCASASYIAVPAAMRMTVPEANPSLYVSTALAVTFPFNIIVGIPLYFYAINLFWR
- a CDS encoding ABC transporter substrate-binding protein yields the protein MANNPYIFGIPVETSDSFFGRESLLNNIKDSLVQNTKFIVLHGQRRIGKSSVLKIIPLVVSPDEFLFVYCDLQAHGHSNLNEIFYAIFCEIFHEIGLDSNQLDDLLNTDSENILKHIRRLLALEVYHLVGQKKLVLLLDEFDVVTYDDTKQAVKLLQLLENLVKREDELFVVAVVGRYLNSMPSLLQVFKNAASQEIGLLDSNSAEQLIRKPASNILEYPQKTIAEICKLSSGHPFYTQALCYAIFQIATSSKNETNKISNILTDDVIEALPQAIESAEGGLGGFWEGLNIHERVVMATVAEAQESNNTNITNDPLKLLEDYGLVITDDLEEAIKTLTNKGFLDSNPIKVKVEIVRLWLRKRHPLWDEVRNLEEIGADNIESVLSVARSLSEQKGKQTNALILYEQVLHLNPNHFSNVVELAEKYLEVKEFEQALKLYERAYKVDRFSYEQALIQALEEYGHWLITQDNFTIAKQQYEKILQIEPDNSLAKQKLVEIKAFQSKNKNTSVNFRRFVVSPIALTILGLISGTGILFAGFRVFNICLPIICVPPNTIQQSNNIENSISSGDRTLFRQILNPARDRGIKSFHEGNYSKAEEEFKDAFNNTTPKDPEVLIYQNNALARQRGNPLTLAAVVPTTGKTDLSQEMLRGIAQAQDQFNQRGLKGRFLEIVIADDAGQKEQGAKVAEKLVTDESLLGVIGHLSSGVTATTLPIYEKANLPIISPTSTSTELRSSVFFRTVPSDKATGEKLATYAFRNNLRKVLIVWNPGDGYSRSIKSAFSEEFRVQFAKKQIDVDSPAEIKLATPDKMMEDLASITSDESPLQAIVFFPDTNNRPNAMEFAKMIQQDQNLQGVQLLGGDSLYTREALSIEGLVLAVPWFRNTKSSNNFAYIADTQWRGKVSWRTATSFDATQAFINSLRISTTISKYTVLENLKNVNLSLRETSGEPLTFNKSSREVQREAILLQVKKETFDVIQ
- a CDS encoding AAA-like domain-containing protein — its product is MYPNSQNPFVVGTPVAPEKFIGRRSLIQTAFDQINNRSHLAVWGGLGTGKTSLLAKIASPDTWRQNGQDPSSAVIVRFSCEAIEPYFTPTGFWTKTLSLIKDHLQTEPEIQEQINTLLEEDRASRDSLRQILGELGKKQKLLVLLIDDYDIALDQHQEYSDENMQKFLGECRNLAVHSEGKRNLSIIVTSKKRLNDLSPRLNPNQSPWYNHYLFRQIKPFDNTEIEELLKPFNKPITPELRQALGEIAGGHPTLLQNAGFSLYQELKNNNEPQKEEFIKEFEQNTQPFFDSLWQRCNNKEQNLLMLMALSKLRGHLHSKRRYDLKDVDLILTQNDRILTSLEEQGVIKRVVANGNNTSNFTSSLMEKWVLQEIWNSNEDSLKQRQKEFLNLMSHQQSENMKNAIVWIGKNKNDVMASLQFAGNIVQKIMQFLAI
- a CDS encoding DUF1995 family protein, whose protein sequence is MPELPNTLEDAIAQAREATKAALADGYSRIQVELLFPELKFMPVAEQFLPVFTEYESRLKIFFADAGAAGLARRDWADTPFKILDIGTGRVASIESKIQPEDEIFLFIAPTSIEVPQLEKICEIISDRPFVMLNPRLEDSGVVGIGYAARQTRKRFISTIESCYYLRPVDDETAVFRCYPGLWEIWVENSSTWSKIAELPNKPSGDEIDLIVAKGQPQTSTDSTAAPGKKPSVFKSLQRFIKALNS
- a CDS encoding YkvA family protein, translated to MNFSIQSLYNWYRGLLRNPKYRWWVILGTIVYILSPIDIAPDFLPVIGQLDDVLVLTILVTEVSGLVIDGWKARKGETNTSTDSNPTDNTVDVDAVSIK
- a CDS encoding P-II family nitrogen regulator; translation: MHIVKKIEIIANSFELGKILDSLDKSGVHGHIVIRNVEGKGLRGTTEDLDMTMLDNVYIIAFCTPELIKPAIENLRPLLNKFGGTCYVSDVMEIRSVKCVASL